GAGCTCGAGGAGGCGCTCCAGTTGCTGCAGATCAAGCAGGAGACCGTCAACGCCTACTACGACAGCCTGGCCGCGGACGAAGCCGTGCGCATCGCCCAGGCGGCCGTGAAGAATGCCGAAATAGGCGAAAAGGCGGCGCTGGCGCTCAGGCAGGCGGGAATGGGGACCGACTTCGACATCCAGCGGGCGAGGCTGCAAACGGCCATAGCCAACCAGGAACTCAACTCCGCGATCGGCGATCAGCATGTTTTCCGGCGGAGCCTCGCCCGCGTCCTCGGACTGCCCCAAGGTGCCGACGTCTTCGCGTCCGACCGGGTCGAGGGGGCGGGCTCCTGGACATTGACGCTCGACGAGACCATCCGGAAGTGCCTGGCAAACCGTCCGGATCTCCGGCTCTCCGAGCGGCAGGTACAGGAAGCCGAGGCGCAACGCCAGCTTGCGGAGTCGGGCCGGCGGCCAAGGAGCGGCGTTCAGCTTTCCGTGGACTACCTTGCCGCCCTACAGGGCCCGCCCGGAAGCCCGACCATCCTGGATGCCGCTACCGCAGCCAGGGGCTCGGGCTTGGGTTACTCCATCGTGGGATCGGTCCAGTATCCCTTGTTCGAGGGCGGCGCGGCGGCGGCGGCCGTACGCCAGTCGGAAATCGCCATCGACTCGGCGAGGGTCGGGCTCGAGGACCGCGCCCTCGAACTGCGACTCCGGGTCGAGAGGGCGTACACCTTGCTCGAGGCGAGCCGGAAGAACCTCGAGACCTCGAAGGTCGCCCTGGAGACGGCAACCGCGGGACTGGCCTCCGCGAGGCTCCGGTTCGAATCCGGAATCGGCAACCAGACCGAGGTGATCGACGCCGAAAACGACCTCAAGCGCAGCGAGGGCAACCGTGTCCGCGCCGTTCTCGACTACAACCGCGCGTTGGCTGCCCTGCGTTTCCTCGTCGCGGAACGGTAGGGCCAATCCTCAAGACGGATCGAATCGCTTGCGCACACCGAACGTGGGGCGCAGCGACGTGAGGTATGGGCGGAAATGGCGGTTCACGAGCCGCAGCATCGGTTCGTTGCGCGCGTCGACGCCGAACGTCGCCAAGGGGATACCCGCCGCAATTTGCCGCGCAAGGGCCAGCGACAGCAGTTCCACGGCTCGGCCCGTGCCCTGCAACCGGGAATCGACAAAGAGGCTCGAGTAACGGACTTTCTCCGGGCGAAGGCGATGGGCGATGACCCACCCGACGACCTCGCCCCGCCACCTGAGCCCCAGGCTGTTGCACGGCTCGGGCGGGTCTTCCCACCGGAACGGGGATAGTATCTCCGGGTACCAGAGCGTTTCGCCCTGCCGATCGCGGATCGCCCGTCGATCCGCCTCCGACAGACCACTCCAGGGGAAGGGCTCGAACCTCTCCGGCGGGGACAGCCTGCCTATCCACCCGGGACGTGACGCAAGCAAGTCGGCCGTCCCGACCAGGGTCTGCAACATGGGTGCGGTCCAGCCCAAATTTCGCAGGATCCGCTCGAGAGCGGGGCTGGTGGGTCCCTCGCCGATGTACGTGGCGGACGCGGCCGGACTCCCGTCCGAGCACAACTCGCTTTCCAGACGGGAGAGCAGCCGCGTACCCAGACCCGCGGCGCGAAAGGGACGGCTCACGAACAGGGAGAGCACCTCGGCTTCTCCATTCGAGCGCGTCCGAGCGAGCGCAAGCCCCACGGGCTCCCGGCCGCACTCGGCGCCGATGGCCCAGATCGGGTCGGCCTGCGGTTCAGCCAGCAGCGAGCGGAACCGGGGGAACGTGAATCTCGCGAACGCCCGAACCTCCCCGGCTGGTAACCGGTTCAAGGTTGTGTGCAAGCTCGGCTCGTGCGTTCGAGAGCCGTCGGCTACCTACAGCCTGTGGCCGCCGGCGTTGCCGATGTGGCGCAAGACTTTGCGACCGTTCTTGTAGTCGTCTTCCTGGATGTCGTCGTCGTTCTTTCCGCCGGCCACCGTCTCCAGCTCATCGTCGGAGAGCTCGTCGGTTTCCAGCTGCGGCACGACGAGGACGATCGTGTTGGGCTTCTCTTCGATCGCGTGGAACTTGACATACTCGGGCAGGCCCTCCCCGTACTCCGCGACGATCACGTCGCGCGGGTTCGCCAGGAGCTTGGCACGGTAGGCAGCATCCGTGCTGGCCTTTTCGAAGACACGCGCCTGCAGGGCCTCGCGCTGTTCCTGGTTCACGCTGACTCCTCCTCTGGGAAATTCGAGAGCGGCACTCGAAGCACCCAATGGTAACATCAGTAGTGTCTACTGAGTTGCCCTGGGCCGGTACGGACCATCGCCCGCTTCGGCTGGGCGGCGCCGGAAGCGATTCGGGGAAGGGAAAGCGCCTGGCGCTCGTCATCGGGTGCGGCGATTACTCGGGGACGCACGAATTCCCGCGCTCGACTGGCGGTGCGAGCGCCGAGGCGATACACGAAACCTTGGTGGGGCGCGTCGGCGTCGCCCCCGAGGATGCCGTCCTCTTGGCCGACTGCGATGGCCCCGATGCGCGGCCGCCGACGCTTGCGGCCGTTCGATCGGCTCTTGGCGGCGTTCTTGACCGGGCTCGTCCCGAGGATACGGTTTTCGTATATTTCGCCGGGCATGCCCTGCGCGCGCTCGGCCGAACCTATCTCGAGACCCGCGAGTCCCGCGAGGCCGACCCCGCGGGCACGGCCATCGACACCGAGTGGCTCCATTCGACCGTCCGGGCGAGCAAGGCCGGGATCAAGGTCGTCTGGCTGGATGCCTGCTTTGCCGGCCTGCCCGCGTTGCGGCCTGAGATTCAAGCCGGTGAATACACCTTGACAGCCTGCGCAGCCGAGGAAATCTGCGTCGAGCTGGCAGGGAAGTTCAACCTCATGACCTACTTCCTGGTGCAAGGGCTCTGCGCGGGCGGATCCGAGCCCGCCCTGGGTGTGTCCTGGAAACAACTGGCGACCTTCGTCCGGCGGCGGACCGCCGAGGCGGCGCGTGCAATGGGCGTGTTGCAGGAGCCCGAGGTACTTGGCCCGCCAGGAAGTGACTTCCGGCTCGTGGCACCGGGGACGCCGCCGATCCAACCGCGGTCGCCGGCGCTGGCACGCATCCTGGGCACGCCCCCGGACGCCGTCGTTCCGCTGGCACTCCGGTGGGAAGATCAGCTCCGAGATTTGCCGGGACGCGTCCATGCCGACTTGCCGTACGGGGCCTACCCGCCGTTGCCTTTTGGCGAACGATCGAAGGCGTTCGCGCGCTGGACAGATCACGTGGGCCGAATCCTCGACCAGGAGCTTGCCGGCCGCCCCGGTCTGGCGGGCTGGCGTTGCGACGCCACCCGCATCGAGGGCCTCGGCGCTTCGCGGGATCTCGCGACGTTCTTCGCGATGCGAGGCCTCTCGCTGCTGCCGGACTGGTCCCTCGCTTACGAGGGCGAGGCTGTTTTCTTCGAAGAGCCGGAGAGCCTTCCGCCGTCCTCGTTCATCCTTTCACGCCATGGCCCGCGCGCGAGCACCTACTGGGCGGGGATGGCGGTCGTGCCCGCGAAGATCGGGGCGTTTCTGGTGACCGGATGGGCCAGGCTCGACCGGAAGCGACGCGGCGGCACGCGGGCAGTCGTCTTCGATTGCTCGGCCTTGCCGGCGGTCGTTTCGCCCGAAATCGAGAGCCGGACGCTGGAGCGCCTGCGCGACCTCGCGCGCGAGTTCCTGGCGGCCTGGGAACGGCGGGCCCACGCCGTTCCCGCGGACGATGGCCCGACTGCCGACGCTTTTTCAGGCGTCGCTCCGAGCGGATCGGCTTCCCCGGGCGAGTTCGAGGCCGTCGCCCGCAGGTGGGAAGGCGACGATCGCCTGGGTCCCCTCGTCATGGCGCTCAGGCGCTGCTATCTCGAGGCCCGGGTGCCCGAAGACCTCGATCGCGAACTCGCGGGCAGCGATCCCGCGCTGGTACGGGAACTCGAGCGCGAGAGCGGAATCGGCCTCATGCAGTGGGTGGTCTGGCTGCGCCTCGCCAAGGCCTGCCGGTTGCTGGCGACCTCCACGCATCGCGGCGAAGAGATCGCGCTCCTGGCCGGGTATCAGTCGGCGGCGGCGTTCGCGAGCCAGTTCGCGGCGTTCCTCGGCTGCTCCCCTGAATCCTGGCGATCAGGCCACTACCCGTCACTGCGGTCGGAAAGGTACTGCGAAAGGTAGCCGCGTAGCGCGACCGGAGAGTCGGCGCGAGTCCCGTGACGACTCATGGCGCCGCCAACATGACTCCGCCCCGGCATAGCGGCCGGCACAGGGCCGGCCCCACTCGCGGCATCGGTGGCGCAGGCCTCCGTGCCTGCGGCAGCGAGGCGCTAGGCCATTAGAGCGCTGCGATCAGCGCTCCACCAGCCAGGTCCGGAGCCCGGCGTGCTCGAAGTTGAATCGAACGATTTGCCCGCCCTCCCGTTCCAGCGCTTCGCGGACCAGGTGCTTGCGGTCGAAGGGGCAGAACAGCAGCAGGTAGCCGCCGCCACCGGCGCCGAGCAGCTTGCCGCCGAGCGCTCCAGCCTCGCGAGCGGCCGCGTAGAGGCGGTCCACCTCCCCGGTCGTGATCTCGGCGGCGAGCCGCTTCTTGACCTCCCAGGCGACGTGCAGCAACTCCCCGAAGTACCGCAGCCGCCCTCTCAGGAGCGCGTTCTTCAGCTCGATCGCCAGGCTCTTCATCTCGTCGAGGGCGGCCACCACGGTCCACTCGCGGGCGACGTAGGAAGCCGTCTGCCGGGCCACGATGTTGCCCGACAGCCTGGTGCGCCCCGTGTAGCACAGCAGCAGGTGGTACTGCAGCTCCGCGAGGTGGTCGGCGGGGATGCGCAGCGGATTGACGACCGTGTGGCGGGTGAACTCCATGAAGTTGCAGCCCCCGAAAGCCGCCGCGTACTGGTCTTGCAGGCCGCCGGCTATCCCGAGTTCGGTGCGCTCCACCTGGATGGCCAGGTCGGCGATCTCGTAGGGCGTGAGCGGGACGTTCTGCCAGCGCGCCAGCGCGCCGATGAGCGCGACGATCATCGTCGACGACGAGCCGAGTCCCGAACCGGGCGGCGCGTCGGAGTGGATGAACAGCTCCAGCCCCTGCTCGAGCCGCATGAGCTTGAGCGCGGCCTTGACCAGGTCGAGTTCGCCGTCGTACGCGAGTTTGTCGGGCTCGTAGCGCGCCTGCACGCCGTAATCGAGCGA
This genomic window from Candidatus Tanganyikabacteria bacterium contains:
- a CDS encoding GHMP kinase is translated as MHDSLAAALPALPPAAVGAGRLVRARAPLRVSFCGGGTDVRPYPEERGGCVLSCTIDMYAYATVAPREDAEIHVTSLDYGVQARYEPDKLAYDGELDLVKAALKLMRLEQGLELFIHSDAPPGSGLGSSSTMIVALIGALARWQNVPLTPYEIADLAIQVERTELGIAGGLQDQYAAAFGGCNFMEFTRHTVVNPLRIPADHLAELQYHLLLCYTGRTRLSGNIVARQTASYVAREWTVVAALDEMKSLAIELKNALLRGRLRYFGELLHVAWEVKKRLAAEITTGEVDRLYAAAREAGALGGKLLGAGGGGYLLLFCPFDRKHLVREALEREGGQIVRFNFEHAGLRTWLVER
- a CDS encoding caspase family protein, coding for MSTELPWAGTDHRPLRLGGAGSDSGKGKRLALVIGCGDYSGTHEFPRSTGGASAEAIHETLVGRVGVAPEDAVLLADCDGPDARPPTLAAVRSALGGVLDRARPEDTVFVYFAGHALRALGRTYLETRESREADPAGTAIDTEWLHSTVRASKAGIKVVWLDACFAGLPALRPEIQAGEYTLTACAAEEICVELAGKFNLMTYFLVQGLCAGGSEPALGVSWKQLATFVRRRTAEAARAMGVLQEPEVLGPPGSDFRLVAPGTPPIQPRSPALARILGTPPDAVVPLALRWEDQLRDLPGRVHADLPYGAYPPLPFGERSKAFARWTDHVGRILDQELAGRPGLAGWRCDATRIEGLGASRDLATFFAMRGLSLLPDWSLAYEGEAVFFEEPESLPPSSFILSRHGPRASTYWAGMAVVPAKIGAFLVTGWARLDRKRRGGTRAVVFDCSALPAVVSPEIESRTLERLRDLAREFLAAWERRAHAVPADDGPTADAFSGVAPSGSASPGEFEAVARRWEGDDRLGPLVMALRRCYLEARVPEDLDRELAGSDPALVRELERESGIGLMQWVVWLRLAKACRLLATSTHRGEEIALLAGYQSAAAFASQFAAFLGCSPESWRSGHYPSLRSERYCER
- a CDS encoding GNAT family N-acetyltransferase; translation: MHTTLNRLPAGEVRAFARFTFPRFRSLLAEPQADPIWAIGAECGREPVGLALARTRSNGEAEVLSLFVSRPFRAAGLGTRLLSRLESELCSDGSPAASATYIGEGPTSPALERILRNLGWTAPMLQTLVGTADLLASRPGWIGRLSPPERFEPFPWSGLSEADRRAIRDRQGETLWYPEILSPFRWEDPPEPCNSLGLRWRGEVVGWVIAHRLRPEKVRYSSLFVDSRLQGTGRAVELLSLALARQIAAGIPLATFGVDARNEPMLRLVNRHFRPYLTSLRPTFGVRKRFDPS
- a CDS encoding NHLP leader peptide family RiPP precursor; this encodes MNQEQREALQARVFEKASTDAAYRAKLLANPRDVIVAEYGEGLPEYVKFHAIEEKPNTIVLVVPQLETDELSDDELETVAGGKNDDDIQEDDYKNGRKVLRHIGNAGGHRL
- a CDS encoding TolC family protein, which translates into the protein MRFLVGYYRWSAAVGAALALSAPLVASAAEIATGESLELSLYQALDIAMRSNRKLIVARHAVASARHGVAGATATLWPQLELGTGLSSSRPFPAAGPSTHLGPSLALSYDLGTDGSRGANHNVAASRLAISELEEALQLLQIKQETVNAYYDSLAADEAVRIAQAAVKNAEIGEKAALALRQAGMGTDFDIQRARLQTAIANQELNSAIGDQHVFRRSLARVLGLPQGADVFASDRVEGAGSWTLTLDETIRKCLANRPDLRLSERQVQEAEAQRQLAESGRRPRSGVQLSVDYLAALQGPPGSPTILDAATAARGSGLGYSIVGSVQYPLFEGGAAAAAVRQSEIAIDSARVGLEDRALELRLRVERAYTLLEASRKNLETSKVALETATAGLASARLRFESGIGNQTEVIDAENDLKRSEGNRVRAVLDYNRALAALRFLVAER